GACTATTGACTATTGACTATTGACTATTGACTAAATTTATGCAGAAGCTCTGCGATAATGTTGCAATTCTGTGCGTAGCAGGGCAATTTCTGCTCGCAATTCATCAATTTCTGCTTGCAAGTCAGCTTGATCTGAACCGGTTGGTCTACTGCTTGGGCTAGCTTGACCAGAACCAGCAGCTTCGGATGCTCGATTTGCCCGTTCTAGAACTTCATCTGTAAACTGGCGTAAATGCTCTCTAGCCTCAGCATCAAATTTGCCCAGTTCACTCAAAGCATCGGTAAAGGCGACTTCTATGCGCTCATTAATCACTTCGGCTACTGCTCTGCCTACGAAAAAGGCTTGTACAAGGGGGTTACTCATAAATTTTTGTTACGCTCGTCCGCAAGAGAATTATAACCTGCCTGTATGCTTTACGGCTTCTGCTGGAGAGTTAGAGATTTAAGATTTAAGATGGCTACTTAACCAAAAGTGCGTAGACACAAAGCGGCTTGTCGCCAGACATCGCTTGGTTTATGAGATTCCAGCAACTCTCGATAGTATTGCTCTGGTAGACTAGGTAAATAGGTCGTCATTTGCAAAGTTTGCTCTTTGAGTTTGAAACTTTGGGTGATATTAATTCGACTCAAGAAATCGATATCGTGGGAAATCACCCAAATAGCGCCTTGATAATCATTAATACCTATCACCATTTGTTCAACGGTTTCAATATCTAGGTTATTGGTTGGTTCGTCGAGAATCAATAAATCAATTTCCGAGATGCTGATAATTGCGATCGCTAACCTTGCCAATTCACCCCCACTCAGTACAGACGCGTTTTTGTGAACATCATCGTATTTAAATAGAAAGTGTCCTAGCTGTTGACGCAACAATTGATAGCTGAGGCTGGGATTAGCAGCTTGCATATTTTCGAGAATCGTCTGTTGGCGATTCACTAGTTTATAGGTTTGGTCGAGATATACGGCTTTCATGGCTGATGCAAGTATAACCTCACCCGACTGCAAAACCACTGTTTGCTTGTCCATCCCCAAAATTGCCTTAGCCAAGGTTGATTTACCTGCACCATTTGCACCTACAATGGCAAGGCGATCGCCAGAAGACACATGCAGTTGAATATTTTCCATCAGCAGGCGTTCCGACACCCAAAGATTTGCACCTTGAATATCAATTAGATTTCGGCGCTTTTGACTTTTTTCCTCAAGTTGGATACTTGTCACCTTTGTAGTATTGACTTTTGTTTCTGCAACTTTTTGAGTAGCCTTTGCTACAGCTGCCTCATGTTTCTTTTTCGCAGTTCCGGCTGACACTTGAGCTTTAGTTTTCATCACTCCGGCTGCTGCTCTGTCAATACTACCACTGAGAAATTTTGCTCTTCCATTGCGGTGAGATTGCGCTGCACGTTGCTGTTCTTGCATAGCCGTGGTTTGGACATGTTTAAGTTCCTTTCTGGCGACTTCGTGCGATCGCCATGCTGCCTCTTGCTCAATTTGTTTTTGTTGGCGATACTCAGAAAAATTGCCTCCATATATCTTTACACCCCCAGGCGTAAGTTCCCAGGTAACTTTTGTTACTTGGTCGAGAAAAAAAGGTTTGTGGGAGACAATCACAAACGCACCAGCGAAATTTTCAAGAAACTGCCTTAAACTTTCTAAGGCTAGTAAATCCATGTGATTTGTTGGTTCATCCAGCAACAGCACATTTGGATCTTGAGATAACCCAATTGCTAGGAATAATTTCGTCAGTTCACCACCACTTAA
Above is a window of Nostoc sp. UHCC 0702 DNA encoding:
- a CDS encoding ABC-F family ATP-binding cassette domain-containing protein; this encodes MQNKSILLAENLAYEFSVERTLFQEVQVSISMGDRIALVGKNGVGKSTLLKILAGQISPTKGTVFQNDVVYYLPQISTIKQEINTDTLLNFLISISDEWWKIEEILQAQFHTSLDLSLPITNLSGGELTKLFLAIGLSQDPNVLLLDEPTNHMDLLALESLRQFLENFAGAFVIVSHKPFFLDQVTKVTWELTPGGVKIYGGNFSEYRQQKQIEQEAAWRSHEVARKELKHVQTTAMQEQQRAAQSHRNGRAKFLSGSIDRAAAGVMKTKAQVSAGTAKKKHEAAVAKATQKVAETKVNTTKVTSIQLEEKSQKRRNLIDIQGANLWVSERLLMENIQLHVSSGDRLAIVGANGAGKSTLAKAILGMDKQTVVLQSGEVILASAMKAVYLDQTYKLVNRQQTILENMQAANPSLSYQLLRQQLGHFLFKYDDVHKNASVLSGGELARLAIAIISISEIDLLILDEPTNNLDIETVEQMVIGINDYQGAIWVISHDIDFLSRINITQSFKLKEQTLQMTTYLPSLPEQYYRELLESHKPSDVWRQAALCLRTFG